In Streptomyces liangshanensis, the DNA window GCGATGCAGCTGACACGCACGCACCGGATACTCATCGGGGTGGTCGTCGCCGGAGCGGTCGTCATCGCCGCGATCGGTTTCGCGGGGTCGTACGCCGCCGTGCGCGAACTCGCCGAGGAGAAGGGCTTCGGGAAGTTCTCGCTGGTCTTCCCGATCGGCATCGACGCGGGCATCTGCGTCCTGCTCTCGCTCGACCTGCTCCTCACGTGGATCCGCATCCCCTTCCCGCTGCTGCGCCAGGCGGCCTGGATCCTGACCGCGGCCACCATCGCCTTCAACGGCGCCGCGGCCTGGCCCGACCCGCTGGGTGTCGGGATGCACGCGGTGATCCCGCTGCTGTTCATCGTCGCCGTCGAGGCGGCGCGGCACGCGGTCGGCCGGATCGCCGACATCACGGCCGACAAGCACATGGAGGGCGTGCGGCTGACCCGCTGGCTGCTTTCCCCCATACCGACGTTCATGCTGTGGCGCCGGATGAAGCTGTGGGAGCTGCGTTCGTACGAGCAGGTCATCAAGCTCGAACAGGACCGGCTCATCTACCAGTCGCGTCTCCAGGCGCGGTTCGGCCGCGGGTGGAAGCGCAAGGCGCCGATCGAGTCGCTGATGCCGCTGCGGCTGGCGAAGTACGGTGTGCCGCTCGCGGACACCGCGCCGGCGGGCCTGGCGGCGGCCGGGATCGAGCCGATGCTGCTGCCGCCCGCGCCCCGGCCGGCGGAACTCCCGCAGGGGCAGGGCGAGCCGGCCGCGGACGTGGTGCAGGCCGGACCGCCGCAGGCGCAACTCCCGCCCCAGGCACAGCTGCCCGGCCAGGCGCAGCTTCCGGGTCAGGTCCAGGCCCAACCCCAGCCCCAGCCCCAACCCCAGACGCAGCAGCAGACCCAGCCTCAGGCCCCGCTCCAGCCGCAGGCCCAACTCCCGAACCAGGCGCAGGGCCAGACCCCGCCGCAGGTCCAGGCCCAGGCCCAGCAGCAGCCCCACCCGCAACACCCCCAGCAGCCCCAGCAGCAGCCGCAGCACCCCCAGCAAGCCAACCCCCAGGAGCCGCAAGGCCCGCAGGAGCACCCCGAGGCCATCGCCGCCCAGGCGGAGCAGGCCGAGCAGGCGGCCGCCCCGGTCAGCCCGTGGTTCGCGGCGCCGCTGGTCCCGGACGGCCCGTACGAGGGGTCGTACAACCCGGCGTACGCGGACGAGCCCGAGTCCCCCCAGGTGATGATCCCGTCGGGTCCCGGCCGCAGCCGCCCGCTCGGCGGCGTACCGGGCCAACCGCTCGGCTCCGGCGCCCCGTTCGTACCGGACCCGGCCACGGACGACCTGCCCGACGCGATGGTCCAGGAGCAGCACGAGGAGCAGCCCGCTCCCACCCTGCCCGAGGGCATGTCCCGCGAGGAGGCGTACTTCGCGGCCTTCCGGCGGTACGTCAGGGAGAACGAGCACATGCCCAACCCCAGGCAGTTCTCGCTCTACTTGATGGACCTGTACGGGGTCCAGGGGCGCAACGGCGGCCCGCTCAACGAGGGTTCGCTGAAGAAGTACCTGAACGAGTTCCCGCACCGCTACGAGGAAGAGTTCGACGCGGAGCACATCGCCTGACCCGCCGTCGTGCGGCAGCCCGATGAGCGAAAAGAAGGGGGCCCTGCCCGGCGGATCGCATCCGCCGGGCAGGGCCCCCTCCCCACGCGCCTCAGGCGCCGAGCAGCCTCCGCACCCGGTCCGCCCCCACCGCGAGCAGCAGCGTGGGCAGCCGCGGCCCGGTGTCGCGCCCGACCAGCAGCCGGTACAGCAGCGCGAAGAACGTGCGCTGCGCGACCTTCAGCTCCGGCGTCGGCTTCGCGTCGGCCTCCAGGCCCGCGAGGACCTTCGGCACGCCGTACACGAGGGTTGTCAGCCCGTCCAGCGACCAGTGGCTGTCCAGCCCGGCCAGCAGCAGCCGCAGCGACTCGGCGGACTGCTCGTCCAGCGAGCCCAGCAGCTCCTTGTCCGGCTCGTCGCGCACGACGGTCCGCGCCTCGGCCGGCACCTGGGTGGTGATCCAGTTCTCCGCGCGGTCCAGCCGGGGCCGTACCTCGTCCAGCGAGGCCAGCGGCCGGTCCGGGTCCAGCTCGCTGAGGATCCGGACGGTCTGCTCCTCGGCGCCCGCCGTGATGTCCACGACGGAGGCGAGGGTGCGGTACGGCAGCGGCCTCGCCGTCCTCGGCAGCTCCCCGGCCGCCGTGCCCGTGGCGCGCCCGTACGCGGCGGCGTCGGCGGGCAGCACGGAACCGTCGGCGACCTTGCGCTCCAGGGCGTCCCACTCGTCGTACAGCCGCTGGATCTCCTGGTCGAAGGCGATCTTGAAGGACTGGTTGGGGCGGCGGCGCGCGTACAGCCAGCGCAGCAGCGGGGCCTCCATGATCTTCAGGGCGTCGGCCGGGGTCGGCACCCCGCCCTTGCTGGACGACATCTTCGCCATCCCCGAGATGCCCACGAAGGCGTACATCGGGCCGATCGGCTGGACGCCGTCGAAGATCTCGCGCACGATCTGGCCGCCGACGACGAAGGACGAGCCGGGCGAGGAGTGGTCGACGCCCGAGGGTTCGAAGATCACGCCCTCGTACGCCCAGCGCATCGGCCAGTCGACCTTCCAGACGAGCTTGCCGCGGTTGAACTCGCTGAGCAGGACCGTCTCGGAGAAGCCGCACGCGGTGCAGGTGTACGTCAGCTCGGTCGTGTCGTCGTCGTAGGCGGTGACGGTGGTCAGGTCCTTGCCGCAGCCGCCGCAGTACGGCTTGTACGGGAAGTAGCCGGCGGACCCGCCGCTGCCGTCGTCCTCCTCCGCCGCGCCGGAGCCCTCGGCGGCCTCCAGCTCGCCGTCCTCGGGCTTCTTCTGCTGCTGCTTGGCGGAAGTCTTCGCGGTCCCGTCCCCGGCCGCCTTGTCCTTCGTCCGGTACCGGCCGAGGATCGCGTCGATGTCGGCGCGGTGCCGCATCGCGTGCAGGATCTGGTCGCGGTACGTCCCGGCCGTGTACTGCTCGGTCTGGCTGATCCCGTCGTACTCGATGCCCAGCTCGGCGAGCGAGCCGATCAGGGCGGCCTTGAAGTGCTCGGCCCAGTTCGGGTACTCGGAACCGGCGGGGGCGGGCACCGAGGTCAGCGGCCTGCCGATGTGCTCGGCCCAGGACGCGTCGATGCCCGGGACGCCGTTCGGCACCTTGCGGTAGCGGTCGTAGTCGTCCCAGGAGATCAGGTGCCTGACCTCGTACCCCCGGCGGCGGATCTCGTCCGCGACCAGGTGCGGGGTCATGACCTCGCGGAGATTGCCCAGGTGGACGGGGCCCGAGGGGGAGATTCCGGACGCGACGACGACGGGTTTCCCAGGCGCACGCCGCTCCGACTCGGCGATGACGTCGTCCGCGAAACGGGAGACCCAGTCGGCCTCGGTGCTCTGAGCCACGATCGGCACGTCCTTCTTTCGGCTACGCCCCATAAAAACCGGCGACGGCCATTGTCCCAGGTCCCCGCGACAGAGCGAAAACCGATTGATCGCCCATGGGATACTTGGGACGACTCCCCGTACCCGACAGGAACGGCTCCCCGCCATGGCCCCGGTCACTTCCCTCGCCTCGACCGTCGATCAGCGCATCGCGGACGCTCTCTCGGCAGCTCTGCCGGAGGCCGGCTCCGCCGATCCGCTGCTGCGTCGAAGCGACCGGGCGGACTTCCAGGCCAACGGCATCCTGGCGCTCGCGAAGAAGCTCAAGGGCAACCCGCGGGAGCTGGCGGGCCAGGTCGTCGCCGCGCTCGCGGACAACGACGTGATCAAGGAGATCGAGGTCTCCGGCCCCGGCTTCCTCAACATCACGCTCACCGACCGGGCGATCGTCGGGACGCTGGCCGCGCGGGCCGCCGACGACCGGCTCGGCGTGCCCTTCGCGGCCCACCCGGGCACGACGGTGATCGACTACGCGCAGCCGAACGTGGCCAAGGAGATGCACGTCGGCCACCTCAGGTCGGCCGTGATCGGCGCCGCGATGGTGGAGATCCTGGAGTTCACCGGCGAGAAGGTGGTCCGGCGCCATCACATCGGCGACTGGGGCACCCAGTTCGGCATGCTCATCCAGTACTTGACCGAGCACCCGCACGAACTGGACCACCAGGGCGGTGACATCGACGGCGAGACGGCGATGTCGAACCTGAACCGGCTCTACAAGGCGTCCCGGGCGCTCTTCGACTCCGACGAGGAGTTCAAGGCCCGGTCCCGGGACCGGGTGGTGGCGCTCCAGGCCGGTGACAAGGAGACGCTCGCCCTCTGGCAGAAGTTCGTGGACGAGTCGAAGATCTACTTCTACTCGGTCTTCGACAAGCTCGACATGGAGATCCACGACCCCGACGTCGTGGGCGAGTCGGGCTACAACGACATGCTGGAGGAGACCTGCCGGATCCTGGAGGAGACCGGGGTCGCGGTCCGCTCCGAGGGCGCGCTGTGCGTGTTCTTCGACGACGTGCTGGGCCCGGACGGCAACCAGGTCCCGCTGATCGTCAAGAAGTCGAACGGCGGGTACGGGTACGCCGCCACGGACCTCTCGGCGATCCGGGACCGGGTGGGCCGGCTGGACGCGACGACCCTGCTGTACGTGGTCGACGCCCGGCAGGCGCTGCACTTCAGGATGGTCTTCGAGACCGCGCGGCGGGCCGGCTGGCTGGGCGAGGGCACGAAGGCCGTCCAGCTCGCGTTCGGCACGGTGCTCGGCAAGGACGGCAAGCCGTTCAAGACGCGTGAGGGCGAGACCGTACGGCTGGAGGACCTGCTCGACGAGGCCGTCGAGCGGGCGACCGCGGTGGTACGGGAGAAGGCGCGCGACCTGACGGAGCAGGAGATCGCCGAGCGGGGCGGGCAGGTGGGCATCGGCGCGGTGAAGTACGCGGACCTGTCCACGTCGGCCGTCCGGGACTACAAGTTCGACCTCGACCAGATGGTCTCGCTCAACGGCGACACCTCCGTGTACATCCAGTACGCGTACGCTCGGATCCAGTCGATCGTCCGCAAGGCCGGGGATGTCCGCCCCGCCCCGCACGCGGAGGTCGAACTGGCCCCGGCGGAGCGGGCGTTGGGACTGCACCTGGACCGGTTCGGCGAGGCACTCGCCGAGGTGGCGGCCGCCTACGAGCCGCACAAGCTCGCCGCGTACCTCTACCAACTGGCCTCGCTGTTCACGACGTTCTACGACCAGTGCCCGGTCCTCAAGGCGGAGTCGCCGGCCCTGGTGGAGAACCGCCTGTTCCTCTGCGACCTCACGGCCCGGACCCTGAAGCAGGGCCTGGCCCTGCTCGGCATCCGGTCGCCCGAGCGTCTTTGAGAACCCGAGCGTCTTTGAGAAGTCACCCGGACGGGGTGCCCGGGACCGGGCACCCCGGACAGCCGGCCGCAATATCCTGGTCGGTACGCGCGTTGGCGAACAGGGGACGCACCACGACGGTGTGACGCCGAGGCTGGGGGCCGAAGTGACCACGGTGACCGTGCAGTTGCCCGACCCGGGAGCGCCGCGCCCGGACGATCCCCCGCCGCGCCCGAGGCTGCTGCACCTGGGCCCGGGCCAGAGCGCGGACTTCGGCCGCGGAGCGCCGCGCGACCCGGTGGCCGTACCGCTGCGGGACCCCGGGGTGTCGCGCAGGGCCGGGCTGATCACGGCGGCGGAGGACTACTGGCGGCTGTCCAACTTCAGCCGTACGAGCACGTATGTCGTGGAGAACCTGGAAGGCGCCGGGGAGTACGTGAAGGTCCCGCCGGGGCGGCTCGGCGCCCCCGTACCGTTCGAGTTCTCCCGGGTGGTCCTGCCGTCGGCGGCGGGCTCCGCGCACTTCAAGGTCTTCGCGCCGCAGCACACGTATCTGACCGGTGAACCGGGGCCCGACCAGGGCGAGCCCACGACCAGCCCGTTCTCCCTCGACCCGACGTCCAAGTACTTCCTGGTGCTGCTGGCGCTGTGCGAGCCCCGGCTGCGTTCGCCGTCGAGCGCGGCCGTGCCCGGGGTCGGGGACGTGGTCGAACGGCTGCGCCCGCTGGAGTCGTGCCGGGACCTCACGCGGTCGGCGGCCAACTACCACATCGACTATCTCGCGTCGGCGAAACTGCGCCTGCGCGACGGCGGCGGGGACGCGGAGCCGGGCGGGAAGCGGGAGGCCCTGGTGGCGTTCGCGGTCCGCTTCGACCTCGTCCGCGAGGAGCACCTCGGCCTGCTTCCCCCACGGAGCAGGCACTGACCGGGACGAAGCAGGCACTGACCCGAAAGGCCCCACGCGAATGGATCAGCGCACAAGACCGCCGCTCGACCTGCCCGCGGGATACCGCGTCGGCGACTGGACCCTGACCGGGCTGATCGGGTCCGGCGGGTGGGGCAGCGTGTACGGCGCGCGGCGCACGGACGACAGCCCGTCGGACGGTCCGGCGGACCACCCGGCCGGCGACCGTCCCGCAGCCGTGAAGTTCCTCCGTACCGACGTGCTGACCCCCGGCCAGCGGACCTCGATGGACGAGCTGATCCACCGGGAGATCCGGTTCAGCCAGGAGGCCGACCACCCGCATCTGGTACGGACCCACGCGGCGATCACGGTCAGCGACCCGGACGGCGCGGGCGGCCCCGGTCTCGACGGGGCGATCGCCCTGGTGATGGACCGGGCCGACCGCAGCCTCCAGGACGTGTTCACGGCCGCGGAGCCCGGCACCCCGCTGCCGGACGCCCCGGCCGTCCTGCGCGGCGTCGCGTCCGGGCTCGCCCACATGCACGGCGGCGGCTGGGTGCACGGCGACCTCAAGCCGGCCAACATCCTGCTGACGGACCGCGGGAACGTATGGCTCGCCGACTTCGGCCTCACGGCCGAACTGGACGGCACCCACGCCTACATGCCGCCGCTGGGCTCGCTCGACCACGTACCGCCGGAGTGGTGGACGGAGCGGACCGGCGAGCGCGGCACGCTCGTCCGGCCGACGGCGGACCTCTGGGCGTTCGGCGTCCTCGCCCACCAGGTCTTCACCAGCGGACTGCACCCGTTCGTCGGCGGTACGGCCAGGGCCCGCGCGCTGGCCGCCCAGGCGTACGCGTCGGGGGCGGCGCCGCTGCGGCTGGACGAGCGGGTGCCCGAGCGGTGGCGGGAGCTGATCACCGAGTGCCTGGCGCCCGACCACGCGGCGCGGGCCGCGCTGACGGCGGAGGGGCTCGCCGCGCGGGTGGAGGCGCTGTGCGCGGTCCCGCGGCCGGGGCGGCTGCGGCGCCCGGCGGTGCTGCTGGCGGCGGCCGTGGCGCTGGTGACGGCGGTGGCGGCCGGGGTGGTCATGGCCGGGGACGACACGGACGAGTCGGGCGGTCCCGGCGCCTCGGTGAGCGGGGCGGGAGCGGGGGCGACGGCGTCCGAGGCGGCGTCGACCGGGGACGCGGCGCCGGGCGGCCCCGCCGACGCGCTGCCCGGCGCCATCCCGGCGGACTCCGACGTCCCGGCCGGGCTGCGGGGCATCATCACGCAGGCCGCGCAGCGGTGCACGCAGGAGAACATCACGCCCGCGCTGATCGCCGCGATGATCAAGGCGGAGAGCGGCTTCGACCCGGCGGCGGAACACCCCTCCTCCGACGAGTACGGCATCGCCATGTGGACCCCGACGGTCTTCAACGCGTGGGCGGTGGACGGGGACCGGGACGGCGACAAGGACTACATGTCACCGCCGGACGCGATCCCCAGCATGGCCGTGTACGTGTGCTGGCTGGGCCAGCGCTTCACGGCGGAGGGGCTGACGAAGAACATGCCGGCCCTCGTGGCGGCCGGGTACCGGACGAGCGACAAGGCGGTCGTCGACGCCCGGGGCGTACCTCCGCGCGTACAACCGCATGTGGACGAGGTCCTGCGGTACTTGGCGGAGTACACGAGGTGACCACCGCCCGCCGCCGGTCCTGACATCTGTCAGGACCCCCGCCGGGCCGGTCCCCCTACCGTTCGGGGCAGCACCACGGGCAGCCGCGCCGCCCGTCGGGCCGTGCCGTGGACGGGGGTCTCGGCACGGCCCGCCGCCCGCTCGGCCCCGCACGCGCCATCCGAGGGGGAGATCACGTGCCCGTACGACGACACGGCAGACTCGCTTCTGTCCTGACGTGCCTGGCGGCGGCCGCCGCCCTGCTGACCCTGACGGGAACCCCGTCCGCCACCGCCGCCCCACCCGTACCCCAGGCACCGCCGACGGCCGCCGCCGCCGCCGTCGCCGTACCGCCCGGCGTCACCGCGGGGATCGCGGTCTTCGACCGGCAGACCAACACCTTCACCGAACAGCAGGGCGCCACGGCCCGGTTCCGCTCGGCGTCCGTCGTCAAGATCCTGCTGGCCCTGGACCACGTCTGGGACCTCGGCCCCGCGTACCAGCTCCCGGCGGCCGACCGGGCACGGCTGGACACCATGCTGCGCAGCAGTGACGACGACGCGGCCAACTACTACTGGGAGCGCAACGGTTCCGGGGCGATCATCGACCGGATGGTCTCCCGGCTGGGCCTGGCCGACACGGCGCGCCCGCCGGCGGCCTACCCCGGCTTCTGGGGGTACACCGCCCTGTCGGCCAACGACACGGTGCGGATCTACCGGTACGTGCTCGACGCGCCCGCGCCCCTCCGGGAGCTGATCATGGGCAACCTGCGGCAGTCGACCCGGTGCGCCTCGGACGACTTCGACCAGCACTTCGGGATCCCGGGCTCGTTCGCGCGTCCTTGGGCGGTGAAGCAGGGCTGGTCGGGCTTCGCGTCGGGCGGCTGCGGTACGGCTCCGGCGCCCGCGGCGGCCCGGGGCGTCGCGGCGCCCGCGGGCGCGGCGGCCGTCGACCTGGCCCGGCCCGCCCTCCACACCACCGGCACGGTCGGTACGAACGACCGCACCGTCGTCGCCGTGTACACGCTGCACCCGGAGGGCACCCCGTACGGCAAGGCGTACACCGACGTGAACCGGCTGACGCGCTCCCTGGACGTCCCGGGCGCCGTCCGCCCGTCGGGCACCTGGTTCACCACGTGGGGGACGGGCGTCAGCGTCCGCCCGGGCGCGGCGGCCGGGGGCACCAAGGTGACCTCGCTGCCGCCGGGGGTGGAGGTGCTGGTGGACTGCCAGAAGGAGGGCCAGGTGGTGAACGTGCCGCCGTACACGAACCAGTGGTGGGCCCATCTCCCGCAGTACGGCGGCTACATGACGAACATCTACCTCAACTCACCCGGCAACGAACTGCCGGGCGTGCCCGTCTGCTGACCACCGGCGGGCAGCGCGGGGCCGTTCACCTTCTCGTTCTGGCGCGCGGTGATCCTGCGGACCACCAGGATCGCCGCGACCGCCGCGACGATGTCGAGGACGTCGGACGACATCAGGACGACGAGCGCCTGCTGGATGGCGGCGCCGTCCTCCGCGTCCTCGTACAGCCGGGACGCGAGGTTCCCGTAGGCCCGGCTGACGAGCCAGAGCGCCCACCAGAGGTTGATCAGGCCGCTGGAGGCGCGCCTGGCGAGCGCGAGGTGGGGTTCCGGCGCGCTGGCGGTCCAGATGTCGAGGGCGACGCGGCGCGGGTACCAGAGGCTCAGGATGGGCACGATCCAGCCCCACACGGCCCAGCTGGGCCCCTTGCTGTGCGCGTCGGGGGCGAAGGTCTGCGCGTTGCCGCGCACCCGGTGGAACCAGATGACGAACACGACGGCGCAGGCCACGAGCGTCAGGATCTGCATCACACCGGTCACGCCGTAGAGGCTCTCGGCACGCTCGTACGAGTCGTCCGGCGCCTCGTCGTAGCTGCCCGACAGCAGGGACCCCCACGCGGAGTGCAGGTCGAATCCGACGACCAGCGAGAACAGGTCGGCCGCGATGACCACTCCGAGCATCACGACGACGGCTTGCGAGAGGCCGTTGGGCGAGCGCAGCGGGCCCGTTCCCGGCAGCACGGGATTGATGGACATGAAAGTGGACCCCCCACAGGAAAAAGCCACCGACCGGCGGCCACCGCCGGAACATACGTGGGGTGACCACCAGCTGTCCACGGAGATCATCGAGCCGGGCGGCCGCGTGACGCACCCTCCCGGACGGGTCGCCGAGCAGCCGCACCGCCGACGCGGGTCTCAGCCGGGGTCGCCCGCGGCCCGGTACCGCACTTCGTCGTGAGAGTCCCGGCCGAAGCGCTCGACCAGCTCGTCCGTCGACTCCGGGTCGTCCCCCTACCCCGCCGCGACCCCCACGGGCCATGTCCCCATCCTGGCGGACATGGCCCGTCCACGAGGTTGGCATCACCCCGACACCACTCGGCGCCACCTGGTGCCACCCGGCGCCATTCCAGGTCCCCCAGCCCCCGCCGAACACGCTTGGCGCCACTCCCGCCAGGGCGGCGCCATCACGTTTCCGCAGGTCAGAGCCGCCCCAGCGACCCCCTCCGGGCAAGTGCCGCCAGACTGGTTGCGCGTGGCGCCACTTTGATGCCATGATGACGTCATGGACCTCACCCCGTATGTCGACTCCCTCCGCCGCGAACTCGCGGTGGCCGCCGAAGCCGGTGGCGACGACGCTCGTGCGTTGGCCGATCGGCTCACCGCTCCGCTGGAGTCGGCGGCCCGGCTGACCATGCTCAACGTGCTCTCCGCCGCGACGGACGAGATCACCCGCGACCTCGCGCCCGGTTCGGTCGACGTACGGCTGCGCGGGGTCGACCCCGACTTCGTGGTGACACGGCCGCCCGCCGAGACCGCCGCCCCGGCCGAGCCGGCCGCACCCGTGGAGCCGCTCAAGGCGCACGCGCCCGCCGACGGCGACGAGGGGGGCACCGCCCGCGTCAACCTGCGCCTGCCCGCGCCCCTCAAGGCCCGCGCCGAGGAGGCCGCGAACCGCGAGGGCCTGTCGGTCAACGCGTGGCTGGTACGGGCGGTGTCGGCCGCGGTCGACGGCGGCGCCCGGCCCCGTACCCCGCAGAAGCCCCAGACCGTCGGACAGAGCATCACGGGCTGGGTCCGCTGACGGTCCGCCAACGGCCGCCGACGACACCCGCACCCCACGCCCCGTACCACTCCCTCACCCACCCATCACGTCCCCACCAGCGGGGACGCACCCCAGCCCCAAGAGGACGGGACCACCATGCCTTCTTTCAGCACCCCCCTGCCGATCTCCGTGACCGCCCGCGTGGACGCCGGATCCATCCAGTTCACCGCCACCGACCGCACCGACACCGTGGTGACCGTGGCCCCCCGCGACCCGAAGAAGGACCAGGACGTACGGACCGCCGAGCAGACCGAGGTCACGTACACGAGCGGAGTCCTGACCATCAGGACGCCCAAGCAGCGCTACCTCCTCGGCCGCACCGGCACCGTCGACGTGAGCGTCGACCTCCCCGCGGAGTCCGCCGTCGACATGACCGGCTCCTGGGCGCAGGTGCTCGGCGAGGGCCGGCTCGGCGAGGTGCGGGTGAAGACGTCGTCCGGCGACGTCCGCCTCGACACCACCGGCCCGCTCCACCTCACCGCCTCCCACGGCTCGATCACCGTCGAGCGGGTCGAGGGCCCGGCGGAGATCACCACCAGCTCCGGCAGCATGCGCGTCGGTACGGTCGCGGGCGCCGCCGTCCTGAAGAACTCGCACGGCACCACCACCGTCGGCACCGCCACCGGCGACCTGCGCGTCAGCGGCTCCAACGGCGACATCATGATCGAGCACGCCGAGGACTCCGTCACCGCCACCACGGCCCACGGCACCCTGCGCGTGGCCGAAGTGGTGCGCGGCACGGTCCAGTTGGAGACCGCCTACGGGGCCATCGAGGTCGGCATCCGCGAGGGTACGGCCGCCTGGCTCGACGTCAGCGCGGCCTCGGGCCAGGTACGCAACACGCTCACCCCGTCCGACGCCCCCGAGCAGAGCGAGGACAAGGTCGAGGTCCGCGCCCGTACCCGCTACGGCAACATCGACATCCGCCGCGCCAGGGCCTGACCGTCCCGCACTCCACTCCGCATTCCCGCCCCCTCCATCCACTGAGCCTTCGATCGGGAGGACCCCATGCCTGAATCTGTCATGCCCATGCCCACCCCTGCCGCCGCAGGGACCGACCGCGCCGGCCACCCGTCCCCCGCCGCCATCTCCACCCTCGGCCTGCGCAAGTCGTACGGCGACAAGACCGTCCTCGACGGCATCGATCTCCGTATCCCCGCCGGGTCCGTCTTCGCCTTGCTCGGGCCGAACGGCGCCGGCAAGACGACCGTCGTGAAGATCCTGTCCACCCTCATCGGCGCCGACGGCGGACAGGCCCAGGTCGCGGGCCACGACATCGCCACCGCACCGGACAAGGTCCGTGCCGCGATCGGCGTCACCGGCCAGTTCTCCGCCATCGACGGCCTGATCACCGGCGAGGAGAACATGCTCCTCATGGCGGACCTGCACCACCTCCCCCGGCACGAGGGGCGGCGGGTCGCCGCCGGACTCCTCGACCGGTTCGACCTCACCGAGGCGGCGAAGAAGCCCGCCTCGACCTACTCCGGCGGCATGAAGCGCCGCCTCGACATCGCCATGACCCTCGTCGGCGGCCCGCGCATCATCTTCCTCGACGAGCCCACCACCGGCCTCGACCCCCGCAGCCGTCACACCATGTGGGGCATCATCCGCGAGCTGGTCTCCGACGGCGTCACCGTCTTCCTCACCACCCAGTACCTGGACGAGGCCGACGAACTCGCGGACCGGATCGCGGTGTTGAACGACGGCAGGATCGCCGCCGAGGGCAGCGCCGACGAGTTGAAGCGGCTCGTCCCCGGAGGACACGTACAACTCCGCTTCTCCGACCCGTCCGCCCACCGCGCCGCCGCCACCGCCCTGGACGGCGTCACCCGGGACGACGAGGCGCTCACGCTCCAGATCCCCCACGACGGCAGCCAGCGGGCCCTGCGCTCGGTCCTCGACCGGCTGGACGCGGCCGGCGTCGAGGCGGACCAACTCACCGTCCACACCCCCGACCTCGACGACGTCTTCTTCGCCCTGACCACCCCGACCACCCCCGCCGCCCCCCACGCCGCCACCGGCTCCCCCGCCGCCACCACCCAGGAGACATCCCGATGAGCGCCCTCGCCCTCGCCGTACGCGACTCGACCACGATGCTGCGCCGCAACCTCCTGCACGTGCGCCGCTACCCGTCCCTGACCCTGAACCTGCTGCTCACCCCGGTCGTTCTGCTGCTGCTCTTCGTCTACG includes these proteins:
- a CDS encoding DUF2637 domain-containing protein: MAAMQLTRTHRILIGVVVAGAVVIAAIGFAGSYAAVRELAEEKGFGKFSLVFPIGIDAGICVLLSLDLLLTWIRIPFPLLRQAAWILTAATIAFNGAAAWPDPLGVGMHAVIPLLFIVAVEAARHAVGRIADITADKHMEGVRLTRWLLSPIPTFMLWRRMKLWELRSYEQVIKLEQDRLIYQSRLQARFGRGWKRKAPIESLMPLRLAKYGVPLADTAPAGLAAAGIEPMLLPPAPRPAELPQGQGEPAADVVQAGPPQAQLPPQAQLPGQAQLPGQVQAQPQPQPQPQTQQQTQPQAPLQPQAQLPNQAQGQTPPQVQAQAQQQPHPQHPQQPQQQPQHPQQANPQEPQGPQEHPEAIAAQAEQAEQAAAPVSPWFAAPLVPDGPYEGSYNPAYADEPESPQVMIPSGPGRSRPLGGVPGQPLGSGAPFVPDPATDDLPDAMVQEQHEEQPAPTLPEGMSREEAYFAAFRRYVRENEHMPNPRQFSLYLMDLYGVQGRNGGPLNEGSLKKYLNEFPHRYEEEFDAEHIA
- the lysS gene encoding lysine--tRNA ligase gives rise to the protein MPIVAQSTEADWVSRFADDVIAESERRAPGKPVVVASGISPSGPVHLGNLREVMTPHLVADEIRRRGYEVRHLISWDDYDRYRKVPNGVPGIDASWAEHIGRPLTSVPAPAGSEYPNWAEHFKAALIGSLAELGIEYDGISQTEQYTAGTYRDQILHAMRHRADIDAILGRYRTKDKAAGDGTAKTSAKQQQKKPEDGELEAAEGSGAAEEDDGSGGSAGYFPYKPYCGGCGKDLTTVTAYDDDTTELTYTCTACGFSETVLLSEFNRGKLVWKVDWPMRWAYEGVIFEPSGVDHSSPGSSFVVGGQIVREIFDGVQPIGPMYAFVGISGMAKMSSSKGGVPTPADALKIMEAPLLRWLYARRRPNQSFKIAFDQEIQRLYDEWDALERKVADGSVLPADAAAYGRATGTAAGELPRTARPLPYRTLASVVDITAGAEEQTVRILSELDPDRPLASLDEVRPRLDRAENWITTQVPAEARTVVRDEPDKELLGSLDEQSAESLRLLLAGLDSHWSLDGLTTLVYGVPKVLAGLEADAKPTPELKVAQRTFFALLYRLLVGRDTGPRLPTLLLAVGADRVRRLLGA
- the argS gene encoding arginine--tRNA ligase, whose protein sequence is MAPVTSLASTVDQRIADALSAALPEAGSADPLLRRSDRADFQANGILALAKKLKGNPRELAGQVVAALADNDVIKEIEVSGPGFLNITLTDRAIVGTLAARAADDRLGVPFAAHPGTTVIDYAQPNVAKEMHVGHLRSAVIGAAMVEILEFTGEKVVRRHHIGDWGTQFGMLIQYLTEHPHELDHQGGDIDGETAMSNLNRLYKASRALFDSDEEFKARSRDRVVALQAGDKETLALWQKFVDESKIYFYSVFDKLDMEIHDPDVVGESGYNDMLEETCRILEETGVAVRSEGALCVFFDDVLGPDGNQVPLIVKKSNGGYGYAATDLSAIRDRVGRLDATTLLYVVDARQALHFRMVFETARRAGWLGEGTKAVQLAFGTVLGKDGKPFKTREGETVRLEDLLDEAVERATAVVREKARDLTEQEIAERGGQVGIGAVKYADLSTSAVRDYKFDLDQMVSLNGDTSVYIQYAYARIQSIVRKAGDVRPAPHAEVELAPAERALGLHLDRFGEALAEVAAAYEPHKLAAYLYQLASLFTTFYDQCPVLKAESPALVENRLFLCDLTARTLKQGLALLGIRSPERL
- a CDS encoding serine/threonine protein kinase, coding for MTTVTVQLPDPGAPRPDDPPPRPRLLHLGPGQSADFGRGAPRDPVAVPLRDPGVSRRAGLITAAEDYWRLSNFSRTSTYVVENLEGAGEYVKVPPGRLGAPVPFEFSRVVLPSAAGSAHFKVFAPQHTYLTGEPGPDQGEPTTSPFSLDPTSKYFLVLLALCEPRLRSPSSAAVPGVGDVVERLRPLESCRDLTRSAANYHIDYLASAKLRLRDGGGDAEPGGKREALVAFAVRFDLVREEHLGLLPPRSRH
- a CDS encoding serine/threonine-protein kinase; this encodes MDQRTRPPLDLPAGYRVGDWTLTGLIGSGGWGSVYGARRTDDSPSDGPADHPAGDRPAAVKFLRTDVLTPGQRTSMDELIHREIRFSQEADHPHLVRTHAAITVSDPDGAGGPGLDGAIALVMDRADRSLQDVFTAAEPGTPLPDAPAVLRGVASGLAHMHGGGWVHGDLKPANILLTDRGNVWLADFGLTAELDGTHAYMPPLGSLDHVPPEWWTERTGERGTLVRPTADLWAFGVLAHQVFTSGLHPFVGGTARARALAAQAYASGAAPLRLDERVPERWRELITECLAPDHAARAALTAEGLAARVEALCAVPRPGRLRRPAVLLAAAVALVTAVAAGVVMAGDDTDESGGPGASVSGAGAGATASEAASTGDAAPGGPADALPGAIPADSDVPAGLRGIITQAAQRCTQENITPALIAAMIKAESGFDPAAEHPSSDEYGIAMWTPTVFNAWAVDGDRDGDKDYMSPPDAIPSMAVYVCWLGQRFTAEGLTKNMPALVAAGYRTSDKAVVDARGVPPRVQPHVDEVLRYLAEYTR